Proteins from a single region of Chanodichthys erythropterus isolate Z2021 chromosome 13, ASM2448905v1, whole genome shotgun sequence:
- the tek gene encoding angiopoietin-1 receptor gives MSHLSSVTLCLIGCLLTGSALDISDVTLINPDPVVSSANLPSLLCVSSDWTGSGTSLLSLGHEYPDPNPHVLGTEPVRSHHSTAKVTWTSRNHTFGAFYCRVKNSNGSKIYTYKMLHEASFLPESLTITVNEGEDVNITFTKKTDLAEDILIDRNGDFLHSLPKQEIMETMHYPITNVEAQSHAGLYAIRYISGAPFSSAITRLIVRSCKAGLWGVNCTKSCLPCTNGGVCHDGTGECICPPGFKGPTCQTVCGEGRFGSSCKERCVDGLCRSLVFCLRDPYGCSCASGWRGLKCNEVCPSGYYGADCKQKCECEQNECNRFRGCVCAGRHGARCESPDTRPVIVSSPRDIELNSGVTYTVNCSASGQPAPLHGEITLVKPDKTTVYAVDTQTEKNKTTSTFMVENITVSAAGRWLCQVKVKHFQEEKEFMVIVKVPPQPQKPPVLNDSGLHHLLLLVNKDPYTGDGPLTSVKVIYKQAGTSTWKSVEASGSLVRLDNLSPMTSYTTRVRLSRHGPGGTGRPGPEANFSTQVLELPVGVKLTPINQTSLALSWDVASAEDAWGYEVTCQQVGASGTVRKFQLPSNSSGVHLSELKPRHKYQCRVRTTSSAIDLPCPSVSAWTLSDQLPPPPANISTSDISDSSALITWSVAEGHSISRAVIRYQQTEQTNYSQQVKLCVQPDQTSMHFQLRGLRANSTYQLELLTINNMGESKERPQISLQTLTPQESSQLHGLQAHSKMLFYAILGSAGMTCITILLAFCIVLQLKKATFQRRMVQAFHNIVREEPVVQFSSVPLNMPKKVPTSSQSVAYPTLEWSDIKFQDVIGEGNFGQVLKARIKKDGLRMDAAIKRMKEYASKDDHRDFAGELEVLCKLGHHPNIINLLGACEHRGYLYLAIEYAPHGNLLDFLRKSRVLETDPAFAIANSTASTLSSQQLLHFAADVARGMDYLSQKHFIHRDLAARNILVGENFVAKIADFGLSRGQEVYVKKTMGRLPVRWMAIESLNYSVYTTNSDVWSYGVLLWEVVSLGGTPYCGLTCAELYEKLPLGFRLEKPLNCDDEVYELMKQCWKEKPYERPSFAQILMSLNRMLEERKTYVNTTLYEKFTYAGIDCSAEEAG, from the exons ATGAGTCACCTGTCCTCTGTCACGCTGTGTCTGATTGGCTGCTTGCTCACAG GCAGCGCTCTTGACATCTCAGACGTGACTCTGATAAATCCAGACCCGGTTGTGTCTTCGGCGAACCTGCCGTCGCTCCTGTGTGTGAGCAGCGACTGGACGGGTTCCGGCACCAGTTTGCTGAGTTTGGGCCATGAGTATCCTGATCCGAACCCTCATGTTTTGGGCACTGAACCGGTCCGAAGCCACCACTCTACTGCTAAAGTCACGTGGACGTCTCGCAATCACACCTTTGGAGCTTTTTACTGCCGAGTCAAGAACTCTAATGGAAGTAAAATCTACACCTACAAGATGCTCCATGAAG CTTCATTCCTTCCTGAATCTCTGACGATCACTGTTAATGAAGGTGAAGACGTTAACATCACTTTCACCAAAAAGACCGATTTAGCAGAGGACATACTCATCGATAGAAACG GAGATTTTCTACACTCATTACCCAAACAAGAAATTATGGAAACAATGCATTACCCGATAACCAATGTAGAAGCTCAAAGTCATGCTGGATTATATGCTATCCGTTACATTTCTGGAGCTCCGTTCAGCTCCGCAATAACCCGACTGATTGTCAGGA GTTGTAAGGCTGGTTTATGGGGAGTGAATTGTACCAAATCGTGTCTGCCCTGCACTAACGGAGGCGTGTGTCATGACGGGACGGGAGAATGCATTTGCCCTCCAGGCTTTAAAGGACCCACCTGTCAAACCG TGTGTGGCGAGGGCCGCTTTGGCAGCAGCTGTAAGGAGCGCTGTGTGGACGGACTCTGCCGCTCTCTGGTCTTCTGTCTCAGAGACCCGTACGGCTGCTCCTGTGCGTCCGGATGGAGGGGACTCAAGTGCAACGAGG TCTGTCCGTCTGGTTATTATGGTGCCGACTGTAAACAGAAATGTGAGTGTGAACAGAACGAATGCAATCGCTTCAGaggatgtgtgtgtgcaggCAGGCATGGAGCTCGCTGTGAGAGCCCAG ACACGAGACCTGTGATCGTGAGCAGTCCGAGAGACATCGAGCTCAACTCAGGCGTCACATACACGGTCAACTGTTCTGCGTCAGGCCAGCCCGCTCCTTTACATGGGGAAATAACCCTGGTCAAACCAGACAAAACCACTGTCTAT GCAGTGGACACACAGACAGAAAAGAATAAGACGACATCCACATTCATGGTGGAGAATATCACTGTATCTGCCGCTGGCCGCTGGTTGTGTCAGGTGAAAGTCAAACACTTTCAGGAGGAGAAAGAATTCATGGTGATTGTCAAAG TTCCACCACAGCCTCAGAAACCACCTGTCCTGAACGACAGCGGTCTGCATCACCTGCTGCTGCTGGTCAATAAAGATCCCTACACTGGAGATGGACCTCTCACTTCAGTCAAGGTCATCTACAAGCAGGCCGGCACATCTACATGGAAAAGTGTGGAGG CGAGCGGCTCTCTGGTAAGGCTGGACAATCTTTCTCCCATGACGAGCTACACCACACGGGTGCGGCTCAGTCGCCACGGACCCGGAGGAACTGGCCGGCCCGGACCTGAAGCCAACTTTTCCACACAGGTGCTCG AGCTGCCAGTGGGGGTGAAACTGACCCCCATCAATCAGACCTCACTGGCCCTGTCGTGGGATGTGGCTTCTGCTGAGGATGCCTGGGGTTACGAGGTCACGTGTCAGCAGGTTGGAGCTTCAGGAACTGTGAGGAAGTTTCAGCTCCCGTCAAACTCCTCCGGTGTGCATCTGAGTGAGCTGAAGCCCAGACACAAATACCAGTGCAGGGTGAGGACGACCAGCAGCGCCATAGATCTGCCCTGTCCCAGCGTCAGCGCCTGGACACTGAGCGACC AGCTTCCTCCGCCTCCTGCCAACATCTCCACCAGCGACATCAGTGACAGCTCAGCCCTCATCACCTGGTCGGTGGCCGAGGGTCACTCCATCTCCAGAGCCGTCATCCGCTACCAGCAGACGGAGCAGACGAACTACAGCCAGCAGGTGAAGCTCTGTGTGCAGCCGGACCAGACCAGCATGCACTTCCAGCTCCGGGGTCTGAGGGCCAACAGCACCTACCAGCTGGAGCTCTTGACCATCAACAACATGGGAGAGAGTAAAGAGCGGCCACAGATCAGTCTCCAGACACTGACCCCGCAGGAGAGCTCAC AGCTGCATGGCCTCCAGGCTCATAGTAAAATGCTCTTCTACGCAATACTGGGCTCTGCTGGCATGACATGCATCACGATCCTGCTGGCCTTCTGCATCGTATTACAGCTGAAGAAAGCCACCTTCCAGAGACGCATGGTGCAGGCCTTTCACAACATAGTG AGAGAGGAGCCTGTGGTTCAGTTTAGCTCTGTGCCTCTGAACATGCCGAAGAAAGTTCCCACCTCCAGCCAATCCGTGGCCTATCCGACCCTGGAGTGGAGTGACATAAAGTTCCAGGACGTGATCGGAGAGGGAAACTTTGGACAGGTGCTGAAAGCTCGCATTAAGAAAGACGGACTGAGGATGGATGCGGCCATCAAGAGAATGAAAG AATATGCATCTAAGGACGACCACAGAGACTTTGCAGGGGAACTAGAGGTCTTATGTAAGCTGGGTCACCATCCGAACATCATTAACCTCCTGGGAGCGTGTGAACACAGAG GTTACCTGTATTTGGCCATTGAATACGCTCCTCATGGAAACCTTCTGGACTTTCTGCGAAAGAGCCGCGTGTTAGAGACGGACCCGGCCTTCGCCATCGCTAACAGCACCGCGTCCACGCTCTCCTCACAGCAGTTACTGCACTTTGCTGCAGACGTGGCACGTGGCATGGACTACCTGAGCCAGAAACAT TTTATTCACAGAGATCTAGCAGCCAGAAACATCCTGGTAGGAGAGAACTTTGTGGCAAAGATTGCTGATTTTGGCCTGTCCAGAGGTCAGGAGGTTTACGTGAAGAAGACCATG GGCCGTCTGCCGGTGAGGTGGATGGCCATCGAATCTCTCAACTACAGTGTTTATACCACCAACAGTGACGT GTGGTCGTACGGCGTGCTGCTCTGGGAGGTCGTCAGCTTAG GTGGAACACCGTACTGCGGTCTGACATGTGCAGAGCTCTATGAGAAACTCCCACTGGGCTTCCGGCTGGAGAAACCGCTGAACTGCGATGACGAGGT GTATGAGCTGATGAAACAGTGCTGGAAGGAGAAGCCTTATGAGAGGCCGTCATTCGCTCAGATCTTGATGTCACTCAATCGTATGCTGGAGGAGAGGAAG ACGTACGTCAACACGACGCTCTACGAGAAATTCACCTACGCCGGCATTGACTGTTCTGCGGAGGAAGCTGGCTGA
- the ift74 gene encoding intraflagellar transport protein 74 homolog: MAGQRPVSRGSFGPGAGRPPTAIRPPQTAVRVSTAVAPGTGRPGTRGGPVASPGVLSAQIKVADRPVTQQGLSGMKTGMKGPQRQILDKSYYLGLLRSKINELTMESSKLQKDIDTFSQENSVFLSYEKRAEVLAGEIKDLQGQLADYNMLVDKLNTNTEMDEVINDIIMLKAQNDREAQSMDVIFTERREKEDMIRAVEEDIVQEKQAAQDIIKKMSADKQAKYTEMKATNEELLQELYSHQEELDALMSRKETFEADLLHSQAKQEAVMLHEKLLELENRRDAMLAEDRNMGSPQEERERLFKQVKENNQEIASMERQLSEIREKISHLTEEMRQLDADMEEHQGERTQKYKELQKREEEIDSYLNTFEENKCQEQQLIRDSQSSVVALLEHSSRNISRLQQLSAVTAQELRSMQDDLSFKETEMQKSQSTARGLSSESERLQQDLLKVEQLEGKVGTELQTLRDQLELMTRELHTYRDLDALKAAGEDRKKRLQEDRVTLTQRKDTFKKMLHKMNEEYESLKNQLQENETHVELTNMERKWQHLEQNNFVMKEFIASKGVESDYRPVVKNVNKQLQEYNKILVDTLQGTRN; encoded by the exons ATGGCAGGTCAGAGACCCGTGAGCCGTGGATCCTTTGGGCCGGGCGCTGGAAGACCCCCGACAGCCATCCGACCCCCACAGACAGCCGTCAGAGTCAGTACTGCG GTGGCCCCGGGGACCGGCCGTCCTGGCACCAGAGGGGGACCCGTGGCCAGTCCTGGTGTTTTATCGGCTCAGATTAAAGTGGCCGATCGGCCAGTGACTCAGCAGGGCCTCAGCGGAATGAAGACGGGCATGAAAG GACCTCAGAGGCAAATTCTGGATAAGTCATATTACCTTGGGTTATTACG GAGTAAAATAAATGAGCTGACAATGGAGTCAAGCAAACTACAGAAGGACATTGACACCTTCAGTCAGGAGAATTCAGTCTTTCTTTCTTATGAAAAACG AGCAGAAGTCCTGGCTGGAGAAATTAAAGATCTTCAAGGGCAGCTGGCAGATTACAACAtg cTTGTTGACAAGCTGAACACGAACACTGAGATGGATGAAGTCATAAATGACATCATCATG CTGAAAGCACAGAATGACAGAGAAGCTCAAAGCATGGACGTGATATTCACTGAGAGACGAGA GAAAGAGGACATGATCCGAGCCGTGGAGGAGGATATAGTCCAGGAGAAACAGGCTGCCcaagacatcattaaaaagatgtCTGCTGACAAACAGGCCAAGTACACTGAGATGAAGGCCACCAATGAAGAGCTACTGCAG GAGCTGTATTCCCATCAAGAGGAACTGGACGCTCTGATGAGTAGGAAGGAGACGTTTGAGGCG GATTTGCTTCACTCTCAGGCCAAACAGGAAGCAGTCATGCTGCACGAGAAACTCCTGGAGCTGGAGAACCGCAGAGATGCCATGCTGGCTGAAGACAGGAACATGGGCTCTCCACAAGAGGAGAGAGAACGCCTCTTTAAACAG GTGAAAGAAAACAACCAGGAAATAGCCAGCATGGAGCGACA ACTGTCAGAGATACGTGAGAAAATCAGCCATCTCACCGAAGAGATGCGGCAACTAGATGCTGACATGGAGGAACATCAAG GGGAACGAACTCAAAAGTACAAGGAGCTGCAGAAGAGAGAAGAGGAAATTGACT CATATTTGAACACATTTGAGGAGAATAAATGTCAGGAGCAGCAGCTGATCAGAGACAGTCAGAGCAGCGTCGTGGCTCTACTGGAGCACTCCAGCAGG AACATCAGTCGTCTGCAGCAGCTGTCAGCGGTCACTGCGCAGGAGCTCCGGTCCATGCAGGACGATCTGAGTTTCAAAGAGACAGAGATGCAGAAGTCTCAAAGCACAGCCAGAGGCCTTTCCTCAG AAAGTGAGCGTCTACAGCAGGACCTGTTGAAAGTGGAGCAGTTGGAAGGAAAGGTCGGCACAGAGCTGCAAACGCTGAGAGATCAGCTCGAACTCATGACACGCGAGCTGCACACATACAGAGATCTGGATGCTCTCAAAGCAGCCGGAGAGGACAGGAAGAAG AGACTGCAGGAGGATCGAGTGACACTCACTCAGAGGAAGGACACGTTCAAGAAGATGCTACACAAAATGAACGAGGAGTACGAGTCTCTTAAGAACCAGTTACAAGAGAATGAGACCCATGTAGAG CTGACCAATATGGAGAGGAAATGGCAACATCTTGAGCAGAACAACTTTGTGATGAAAGAAT TCATCGCCTCAAAAGGTGTAGAGAGCGATTACCGCCCAGTGGTGAAGAACGTCAACAAACAACTGCAGGAGTACAATAAGATACTGGTTGATACCCTACAGGGGACAAGAAACTGA
- the LOC137033959 gene encoding leucine-rich repeat-containing protein 19-like, whose product MAGTGVHVVWMAAALMSSGAIAQRVDRNNASLTSIPTSEPTNLTELILSHNSLVMSESDINTLLKYPRIRVLDLSYNFIESLPAGAFDSLTNLETLNLKGNGLQTLDKDIFKGLTKLKSLDLEENPWNCSCSLTSLIKQLNDSGVSTGREVTCYTPQKTAVLDGNTFCLNQVKTSSEPLPTTEPSNSSHVYNSSKGFIASDGGTAKGSNSWKFLLGVVALTLSTSMLIVCAVKSPSWYKLLFNYRHQRLREDVEPSVFNTGRFSNFSLDTQQTETSAQDLDEGMDHGLSVEPFEDDDGFIEDGYIEPGNYNEHSDTNHES is encoded by the exons ATGGCCGGGACGGGGGTGCATGTGGTCTGGATGGCAGCAGCTCTAATGAGCTCAGGGGCGATCGCACAGCGG GTGGACAGGAACAATGCTTCTCTGACAAGCATTCCTACAAGCGAACCTACAAACCTCACCGAACTGATCCTGAGCCATAACTCTCTTGTGATGTCTGAATCAGATATAAACACCTTACTGAAGTATCCCAGGATTAGGGTGCTAGACCTTTCCTACAACTTCATAGAGTCATTGCCTGCGGGAGCTTTTGACAGCCTCACAAACCTGGAGACACTTAACCTGAAGGGAAATGGACTGCAAACCCTTGACAAAGACATCTTTAAAGGACTGACAAAACTGAAGAGTTTAGATTTGGAGGAAAATCCATGGAACTGCTCCTGCTCGCTCACGAGTCTCATCAAACAGCTGAATGACTCTGGCGTATCAACAG gcAGAGAAGTCACTTGTTACACGCCCCAGAAAACAGCTGTCCTTGATGGAAACACTTTCTGCTTAAATCAAGTGAAAACTAGTTCAGAGCCGCTGCCAACCACAGAGCCAAGCAACAGCAGTCATGTCTACAACTCCAGCAAAG GGTTCATTGCGAGTGATGGAGGGACGGCGAAAGGAAGCAACAGCTGGAAGTTCCTGCTTGGTGTAGTGGCTCTAACTCTCAGCACTTCCATGCTCATTGTGTGCGCTGTGAAGTCACCCTCTTGGTACAAACTTCTGTTCAATTATCGGCACCAGAGGCTCCGTGAGGACGTGGAGCCTAGTGTCTTCAATACCGGACGCTTTTCCAACTTTAGCTTGGACACGCAGCAGACGGAGACGAGCGCTCAGGATCTGGACGAGGGCATGGACCATGGGCTGAGCGTGGAGCCTTTTGAAGATGATGATGGCTTCATAGAGGACGGTTACATTGAGCCAGGGAACTACAACGAACACTCGGATACCAACCATGAGTCGTGA